The Algoriphagus sp. TR-M9 genome has a window encoding:
- a CDS encoding endonuclease/exonuclease/phosphatase family protein, producing MILKIGVYNVEWMRDLFDANGIPKTSGKEHAKSLHLAEVIQAMEPDFLGIVEGPNTLVDGSKTASHQMEVWTQTYLPGANFKGIHGFPSPGQQELCAIYNPDKIRVLFTPETKAGRRFDEPFLQDTTNRLIKEQYKHYRPPLELSILGIDDAFITRVIIAHTKSKGIFDMVDYARFEQISARDRLKLFAECMSIRERCDEYLEKDQQVIVMGDINDGFEMDFYENKFSKSAVEILLGDLWKPEFVLKSALPKPKLNSYGYTPNSSRYTDRITGDSLNVLIDHILVSQKLQIKSGKVWNPYLEKDSPEIQAVRNSLIRGSDHFPILCEIETNP from the coding sequence ATGATTCTGAAAATTGGTGTGTACAATGTGGAGTGGATGCGTGATCTATTTGATGCTAATGGCATTCCTAAAACATCTGGAAAAGAACATGCGAAAAGTCTTCACCTGGCAGAAGTGATTCAAGCCATGGAACCGGATTTTCTAGGTATAGTAGAAGGACCTAATACCCTGGTGGACGGCTCCAAAACGGCTTCCCACCAAATGGAGGTTTGGACTCAGACCTATCTACCGGGCGCTAACTTCAAAGGAATCCATGGCTTCCCCTCTCCTGGTCAGCAAGAGCTCTGCGCTATTTACAACCCTGATAAAATCCGTGTTTTGTTTACTCCGGAGACTAAGGCAGGTAGGCGATTTGACGAACCTTTTTTGCAGGACACCACCAATCGTCTGATCAAGGAACAGTACAAGCATTACCGCCCACCTTTGGAGCTTAGTATCTTGGGAATTGACGATGCATTCATCACACGGGTAATCATAGCCCACACCAAATCCAAAGGTATTTTTGACATGGTGGACTATGCGCGATTTGAACAAATATCAGCTCGGGATCGGCTGAAGCTATTTGCAGAATGCATGTCCATACGCGAGCGATGCGATGAGTATTTGGAAAAAGACCAGCAAGTCATCGTTATGGGAGATATCAACGATGGGTTTGAAATGGACTTTTATGAAAATAAATTTTCCAAAAGTGCCGTAGAAATCCTGCTCGGTGACCTTTGGAAACCGGAGTTTGTATTGAAATCTGCTTTGCCCAAACCCAAACTCAACAGCTATGGCTACACTCCAAACTCCAGCAGATATACGGACCGGATCACCGGAGACAGCCTCAATGTACTGATCGATCATATTCTGGTCAGTCAAAAACTTCAAATCAAATCCGGCAAGGTGTGGAATCCTTATCTGGAAAAAGACAGCCCGGAAATCCAGGCTGTCAGAAACTCCCTGATCAGAGGTTCTGACCATTTCCCTATTCTCTGTGAAATCGAAACCAACCCCTAA
- a CDS encoding acyltransferase family protein, whose protein sequence is MTQNVISPGLNNRYLALDVLRGLTIAFMIVVNTAGDWSNLFAPLAHAKWHGFTPTDLVFPTFLFVVGNAMSFSMKKLQQMSPGDFFKKVGKRTLLIFLIGWLLNAFPFYETTDSGAISLIDFTQVRLFGVLQRIALCYFFGAVVLYYGGIRGAWIFSGLALFGYWLIMYIFGDSTDPYGLTGNAAIKLDLAVIGAERMYGGEGIPFDPEGILSTLPGIVNVIAGYLVGKMIQNFGNTIETIKRLLVGGLILIVLAYIWDIFFPINKKIWTSSYVLLTVGIDMLLIGVLIAAIEIKNWRGWTYFFEVFGRNPLILYVHSGLVITLFYMIPVGETSLKGFIYSSFFTSWLAPKTASFLFAFSYMLLIWLIGLWMDKRKIYIKV, encoded by the coding sequence ATGACTCAAAATGTGATTTCTCCAGGCCTGAATAATCGATACCTGGCCTTAGACGTATTGCGTGGATTGACCATTGCATTTATGATTGTAGTGAACACAGCTGGAGACTGGAGTAATCTTTTTGCTCCGCTCGCCCATGCCAAATGGCATGGATTCACGCCTACAGATCTGGTTTTTCCCACTTTTCTATTTGTAGTGGGTAATGCCATGAGCTTTTCCATGAAAAAGCTACAACAGATGAGCCCAGGAGATTTCTTCAAAAAAGTGGGCAAGAGAACACTCCTGATCTTCCTGATAGGCTGGCTTTTAAACGCTTTCCCTTTCTATGAGACTACAGATTCAGGTGCGATTTCTCTGATAGATTTTACGCAGGTTAGATTATTTGGGGTACTACAGCGCATAGCCTTATGTTATTTCTTTGGTGCTGTGGTGCTGTATTATGGAGGGATCAGAGGCGCTTGGATCTTCAGTGGTCTTGCCCTTTTTGGGTATTGGCTGATCATGTACATTTTTGGTGATTCTACAGATCCTTATGGCCTGACCGGCAATGCAGCAATCAAACTTGACCTGGCAGTGATCGGAGCAGAAAGAATGTACGGTGGAGAAGGAATTCCTTTTGACCCGGAGGGTATTCTCAGCACCTTGCCCGGTATAGTCAATGTCATAGCCGGGTATTTGGTCGGCAAAATGATCCAGAACTTTGGCAACACCATAGAAACAATCAAAAGACTTTTGGTTGGGGGTTTGATTTTAATCGTATTGGCCTATATCTGGGACATATTTTTCCCTATCAATAAAAAAATCTGGACCAGCTCTTATGTGCTCCTCACTGTGGGTATAGATATGCTCTTGATCGGTGTGTTGATAGCAGCGATTGAAATCAAAAACTGGAGAGGATGGACTTATTTCTTTGAAGTATTTGGGAGAAATCCACTTATCCTTTATGTACATTCCGGGTTAGTGATAACACTTTTCTACATGATCCCTGTGGGAGAAACCAGCTTGAAAGGCTTTATTTATTCCAGTTTCTTTACCAGCTGGCTTGCGCCAAAAACAGCATCCTTTCTCTTTGCTTTCAGTTACATGCTACTCATTTGGCTGATCGGGCTGTGGATGGATAAGAGGAAAATTTACATCAAAGTGTAA
- a CDS encoding PSD1 and planctomycete cytochrome C domain-containing protein, whose translation MSISKTIRLLLICAILASCSHEQSQEITLAETEQISYNFHIRPILSDKCFVCHGPDANKREADLRLDTEAGAYAALKEDPDQYVIKPGSLEESTVYHRITSEDPGELMPPPESNLALTEGEINLIKVWIAEGAKYEPHWAFVKPEKSSPPSVGDWATNEIDQFILKKMQSKGLEPNPEAEPHELIKRASLDLTGLPPSPELLDKYGDFNGDESYENLLDGLMADPGFGEKMAILWMDISRYSDSYGYQDDNIRTQWPYRDWVIHAFNQNMPYDQFITWQLAGDLLPDANKEQILATAFNRNHKYTEEGGVIDEEYRIEYVLDKTNTVSKGLLGITMECAQCHDHKYDPFSQKEYFEMFAFFNNTPEKGYEGDVSVSKPAKTPILWVDQKDLSGVLDFINYADSSKLSISVMGELEEARPTYILDRGVYDAPTTEVEPSTPASIMEFPEDIEKNRLGLAKWMTAKENPLTARVFVNLMWQEVFGQGIVKSAGDFGMQGDLPTHPELLDWLAVDFMENGWNIKRLLKQIMSSSTYRQSARIKQKHLKVDPENLYLSRASRLRLPAENIQDLVLASSGLLVRKLGGPSVKPYMPEGIWEAASSGRGELATYQQDKGDKLYRRGLYNFIKLTVPPPKAIIFDSSNRDRCEVGRTRTNTPLQALVMMNDPMVLEASRVLASKVLADHQTEKAALAAAFKRILCRNITEKESDILTAYYEDQLYRFQEHTDQVKAALEVGEYPLEEKDINSKTAAMMQVIVSMYNLEETITKS comes from the coding sequence ATGTCCATTTCTAAAACAATCCGGCTTCTACTGATCTGCGCCATACTGGCAAGTTGCTCTCATGAGCAAAGCCAAGAAATAACCTTAGCTGAAACTGAGCAGATCAGTTACAATTTTCACATACGCCCCATTCTTTCTGACAAATGCTTCGTTTGCCATGGGCCAGATGCCAATAAGCGGGAAGCAGACCTTCGCTTGGATACAGAAGCAGGTGCTTATGCGGCTTTGAAGGAGGATCCTGATCAATACGTGATCAAACCTGGAAGCCTGGAAGAGTCTACTGTTTATCATAGAATCACTTCTGAAGACCCCGGCGAACTTATGCCTCCTCCAGAGTCAAACTTGGCGCTCACCGAAGGAGAAATTAACCTGATCAAGGTCTGGATAGCAGAAGGGGCCAAATATGAACCGCATTGGGCTTTTGTAAAACCTGAAAAATCCAGCCCTCCTTCCGTAGGTGATTGGGCAACCAACGAAATCGATCAGTTTATACTGAAAAAGATGCAAAGTAAAGGTTTGGAACCTAATCCTGAAGCAGAACCGCATGAACTGATCAAAAGAGCGAGTTTAGACCTGACAGGCCTGCCTCCTAGCCCGGAGTTATTGGACAAGTATGGGGATTTTAACGGGGATGAGTCCTATGAAAACCTACTGGATGGGCTGATGGCTGATCCGGGTTTTGGGGAAAAAATGGCCATTCTTTGGATGGATATTTCCCGGTATTCGGACAGCTACGGATACCAAGATGACAATATCCGTACCCAGTGGCCTTACCGTGACTGGGTCATTCATGCTTTCAACCAAAACATGCCATACGATCAGTTCATCACCTGGCAGCTCGCCGGAGATCTTCTTCCCGATGCCAATAAAGAACAGATTCTAGCCACGGCTTTCAACAGAAACCATAAATACACTGAAGAAGGCGGAGTCATAGACGAGGAATACAGGATCGAATATGTGCTGGACAAAACCAATACGGTGAGCAAAGGGCTACTGGGAATCACTATGGAGTGCGCGCAATGCCATGATCATAAATATGACCCCTTCTCCCAGAAGGAGTACTTTGAGATGTTTGCATTTTTCAACAATACCCCAGAAAAAGGCTATGAGGGAGATGTAAGTGTTTCCAAACCTGCTAAAACTCCGATCCTTTGGGTAGACCAAAAAGATCTAAGCGGTGTGCTGGATTTTATTAATTATGCTGATAGCAGTAAACTCAGCATTTCAGTGATGGGAGAGCTGGAAGAAGCACGACCCACCTACATCTTAGATCGTGGGGTTTATGATGCACCTACTACCGAAGTGGAACCCTCTACACCGGCTTCCATAATGGAATTTCCTGAGGATATAGAAAAAAACAGACTTGGTCTGGCCAAATGGATGACAGCTAAGGAAAACCCTTTGACTGCCCGTGTTTTTGTGAATTTGATGTGGCAGGAGGTTTTTGGACAAGGCATAGTCAAGTCAGCCGGGGATTTTGGAATGCAAGGGGATCTACCCACCCACCCTGAGCTTCTGGACTGGCTGGCGGTGGATTTTATGGAAAATGGCTGGAATATTAAACGTCTCTTGAAGCAAATTATGAGCTCCTCGACTTACAGACAATCAGCGAGAATAAAGCAAAAACATTTGAAGGTAGATCCGGAGAATTTATACCTATCAAGGGCATCCAGACTTAGACTTCCTGCGGAAAATATCCAAGATCTGGTGCTCGCTTCCAGTGGACTGCTGGTACGGAAGCTGGGAGGTCCTAGCGTAAAACCATATATGCCAGAAGGGATTTGGGAAGCAGCTTCATCTGGCAGAGGAGAATTAGCCACTTACCAGCAGGACAAAGGCGATAAGCTCTATCGAAGAGGTTTATATAATTTCATCAAACTTACCGTACCGCCTCCGAAAGCCATCATTTTTGACTCCAGTAATAGAGATAGGTGTGAAGTAGGAAGAACTAGAACCAACACGCCTTTGCAGGCATTGGTGATGATGAATGATCCCATGGTCCTGGAAGCTTCCAGAGTTTTAGCCAGCAAGGTATTAGCTGATCATCAAACAGAGAAAGCCGCTTTGGCAGCAGCCTTCAAAAGAATCCTTTGCAGAAATATTACTGAAAAAGAAAGTGATATTCTGACTGCCTATTATGAAGACCAGTTGTATCGTTTTCAGGAACATACTGATCAAGTGAAAGCCGCTTTGGAAGTGGGAGAATACCCGCTGGAAGAAAAAGACATCAACTCCAAAACTGCCGCCATGATGCAGGTCATAGTGAGTATGTATAACCTGGAAGAAACCATTACCAAGAGTTAA
- a CDS encoding DUF4287 domain-containing protein gives MDQASQTMIDNLQKNTGKSLDDWISIVRKEKLQKHGDILKFLKTNHQFTHGFANLVAHKTLKSDAASATDENDLIMQQYKGKEHFLPLYRKLRADIEAMGKDIEFAPKKSYISVRRKKQFAMLVPATKIRYELGINLKGQVPSGLLLPDTKSSGMVTHRIVVNHEEQYSKEVLDWLKKAYDAAG, from the coding sequence ATGGATCAAGCAAGTCAAACCATGATAGACAATCTGCAAAAAAACACCGGAAAGAGTCTGGATGATTGGATCAGTATAGTACGAAAGGAAAAGCTGCAAAAGCATGGTGACATCCTTAAATTTTTAAAAACTAACCATCAGTTCACCCACGGATTTGCAAACCTTGTGGCGCATAAAACCCTAAAATCAGATGCCGCCTCTGCTACGGATGAAAATGACCTGATCATGCAGCAGTACAAAGGCAAAGAGCATTTCTTACCCCTCTATCGAAAACTCAGGGCAGATATTGAAGCCATGGGCAAGGACATCGAGTTTGCACCAAAGAAATCCTACATCTCTGTACGCAGGAAAAAACAGTTTGCTATGCTCGTGCCAGCTACCAAAATCAGATATGAACTAGGCATCAATCTGAAAGGACAAGTACCCAGCGGGCTGCTCCTACCCGACACCAAATCCAGCGGAATGGTGACGCATCGAATCGTGGTCAATCATGAAGAACAGTATTCCAAAGAAGTCCTAGACTGGCTTAAAAAAGCCTACGATGCGGCTGGTTAA
- a CDS encoding PPK2 family polyphosphate kinase produces MKKIAIDDFKVTGTISLKDIPTALDLEASEKKKAKALNKLREKLSDHQDTMYAHNKYSVLICLQGMDTAGKDSLIREVFKEFNPRGVVVHSFKTPSTLELEHGFLWRHYIRLPERGKYAVFNRTHYENVLVTRVHPVYILGENIPGIDTVDDIKEGFWEKRFEQINNFEKEISENGTIILKFFLHLGKEEQRHRLLRRLNKEKHNWKFSPGDLKERERWDDYQRCYEEAINKTSKPHAPWFIIPSDNKETARVLVAKAILEKVKELKAIQEPQLDDEVKRNIEMYKEILSKPEN; encoded by the coding sequence ATGAAAAAAATAGCAATTGATGATTTTAAAGTAACCGGAACCATAAGCCTGAAAGATATTCCCACCGCCCTGGACCTGGAGGCTTCGGAAAAGAAAAAGGCTAAAGCGCTTAATAAACTTAGAGAAAAGCTGAGCGATCATCAGGACACTATGTATGCTCATAACAAATACAGCGTATTGATTTGCCTGCAGGGCATGGATACAGCGGGTAAGGATAGCCTGATCCGTGAGGTTTTCAAGGAATTCAATCCTCGTGGGGTGGTAGTCCATAGTTTCAAAACACCTAGCACTTTAGAATTAGAACATGGATTTCTTTGGAGGCATTATATCCGCCTTCCTGAACGCGGTAAATATGCGGTTTTCAATAGAACCCATTACGAAAATGTATTGGTAACCCGAGTTCATCCCGTATATATTTTGGGAGAAAATATTCCTGGAATTGACACTGTAGATGATATTAAGGAGGGATTTTGGGAAAAGCGCTTCGAGCAAATCAACAATTTCGAAAAGGAAATCAGCGAAAACGGTACCATTATCCTGAAGTTCTTTTTGCACCTGGGCAAGGAGGAGCAAAGACATAGACTTTTGAGAAGGTTAAATAAGGAAAAGCATAACTGGAAATTTTCCCCGGGAGATCTCAAAGAGCGGGAGCGCTGGGATGACTATCAGCGATGCTATGAGGAAGCGATCAATAAAACCTCAAAACCTCACGCACCTTGGTTTATTATCCCTTCCGACAACAAGGAAACGGCTAGAGTGCTGGTGGCCAAAGCAATTTTAGAGAAAGTGAAAGAGCTTAAAGCTATACAGGAACCCCAGTTGGATGATGAGGTGAAAAGGAATATTGAGATGTATAAGGAGATCCTGAGCAAGCCGGAAAACTAG
- the accC gene encoding acetyl-CoA carboxylase biotin carboxylase subunit, translated as MFNKILIANRGEIALRIIRTCKEMGIQTVAVYSTADKDSLHVRFADEAVCIGPAPSRDSYLNIPRIIAAAEITNADAIHPGYGFLSENAEFSKICEEYGIKFIGASADMIDRMGDKATAKATMKAAGVPTIPGSEGILESMEQGVKLANEMGYPIILKATAGGGGRGMRIVKEEAGFKKAWDDARMESGAAFGNDGLYLEKFVEEPRHIEIQVIGDSTGKACHLSERDCSIQRRHQKLVEETPSPFITDDLREAMGKAAIKGAEAIGYEGAGTIEFLVDKHRNFYFMEMNTRIQVEHPITEEVTDFDLIKEQIKVAAGDPISGRNYYPKLYAMECRINAEDPANGFRPSPGKINNLHIPGGRGVRVDSHVYAGYMIPPNYDSMIAKLIVSGQSREEVIVRMKRALEEFVIDGIKTTIPFHIALLENEQFKDGDFTTKFLDDFDFSVIKG; from the coding sequence GTGTTCAATAAAATACTGATTGCCAATAGAGGGGAAATCGCACTGAGAATCATCCGTACCTGCAAGGAAATGGGGATTCAAACGGTAGCGGTTTACTCTACAGCAGACAAAGATAGTTTGCATGTCAGATTTGCTGATGAAGCAGTCTGCATAGGACCTGCACCCAGCAGAGATTCCTACCTAAATATCCCCAGAATAATCGCAGCAGCCGAAATCACCAATGCAGATGCCATTCACCCGGGCTACGGATTCCTCTCGGAGAATGCGGAATTTTCCAAAATCTGTGAAGAATACGGGATTAAATTTATAGGTGCCAGTGCAGACATGATCGACCGTATGGGAGACAAAGCCACTGCAAAAGCCACTATGAAAGCGGCAGGAGTGCCTACCATTCCGGGTTCTGAAGGTATCTTGGAATCCATGGAACAAGGCGTAAAACTTGCCAATGAAATGGGGTATCCAATCATCCTGAAAGCTACCGCAGGTGGCGGAGGACGCGGCATGCGTATCGTAAAGGAAGAAGCTGGTTTCAAAAAAGCTTGGGATGATGCCCGAATGGAATCAGGTGCAGCCTTTGGAAATGACGGGCTTTATCTGGAGAAATTCGTAGAAGAACCAAGACACATAGAAATCCAGGTAATCGGAGATAGCACCGGCAAAGCTTGTCATCTATCTGAGCGAGACTGCTCCATCCAGAGAAGACACCAGAAGTTAGTCGAAGAAACCCCATCTCCATTCATTACAGATGACCTGAGAGAAGCTATGGGCAAAGCAGCCATCAAAGGCGCTGAGGCCATAGGCTATGAGGGAGCCGGAACTATCGAATTTCTGGTGGATAAGCATAGAAATTTCTACTTCATGGAAATGAATACCCGTATCCAGGTCGAGCACCCCATTACCGAAGAAGTTACTGATTTTGATTTGATTAAAGAACAAATCAAAGTAGCTGCCGGAGACCCCATTTCGGGAAGAAACTATTATCCAAAGCTTTATGCAATGGAGTGCAGAATCAATGCAGAAGATCCAGCGAACGGTTTCCGACCTAGCCCGGGAAAAATCAACAATCTCCACATCCCAGGGGGTCGAGGAGTAAGAGTGGATTCCCATGTGTATGCAGGCTACATGATTCCGCCAAACTATGATTCCATGATTGCCAAACTGATTGTCAGTGGACAATCACGGGAGGAAGTGATCGTGAGAATGAAACGGGCACTTGAGGAATTTGTAATCGACGGGATCAAGACGACTATACCTTTCCATATCGCACTATTAGAAAACGAACAGTTCAAGGATGGTGATTTCACTACCAAATTCTTGGATGATTTTGATTTCTCCGTGATCAAAGGATAA
- a CDS encoding DUF1501 domain-containing protein yields MEKEILEQGLNNNRRKFLSKLSLGVGSLALGSLLVPDLFSGKSEAEEAMMSALPHFAPKAKRIIYLFQNGAPSQLESFDYKPLLNKRMGEELPESIRGGQRLTGMTAGQSSFPLVGSYYKFNQYGESRAWISDAFPHTSKIVDDICIVKSMHTDAINHDPALTFFQTGAQVGNRPSMGSWLSYGLGSENSNLPAFSVLLSRGRGNGQGVYSKLWSNGFLDATHQGVQFSNSEDPVLYLKDPESMSRGERRKMIDQIAAMNELNLKQFNDPEIAAKVQQYEMAYRMQTAVPEMTDVSKEPESIIKLYGPDCLVPGTYAANCLLARKLSESGVRFVQLYHQGWDQHGNLPNEMKLQAEDVDQASAALITDLKQRGLLDETLVIWGGEFGRTNYCQGKMVVDNYGRDHHPRAFSIWMAGGGVKSGMVYGETDEFGYNITENPVHVHDFQATVLHLMGIDHERMTYKHLGRRYRLTDVSGKVVKDLIA; encoded by the coding sequence ATGGAAAAAGAAATATTAGAACAGGGTCTGAACAACAACAGGAGAAAATTCCTTTCCAAACTTAGTCTTGGAGTGGGCAGCTTAGCCCTTGGTTCCCTCTTGGTTCCTGACCTATTCTCAGGCAAATCCGAGGCAGAGGAAGCCATGATGAGCGCTTTGCCGCACTTTGCGCCCAAAGCCAAAAGAATCATATACCTATTCCAAAATGGAGCTCCCAGCCAGCTGGAATCCTTTGATTACAAACCCCTTTTGAATAAAAGAATGGGGGAAGAACTTCCAGAGTCTATTCGTGGAGGGCAGCGATTGACAGGAATGACCGCTGGTCAATCTTCCTTTCCTCTAGTGGGATCTTATTATAAATTTAACCAATATGGTGAGTCCCGGGCCTGGATTTCAGATGCCTTTCCACACACCTCCAAAATCGTGGATGACATCTGCATAGTCAAATCCATGCATACAGATGCCATAAATCATGACCCAGCTTTGACCTTTTTTCAGACAGGTGCGCAGGTGGGGAATCGCCCGAGTATGGGCTCCTGGCTCAGCTATGGACTAGGGAGCGAAAACAGCAATCTTCCAGCCTTTTCTGTGTTGCTCAGCCGAGGAAGAGGAAATGGGCAAGGTGTGTACTCCAAGCTTTGGAGCAACGGCTTCCTAGATGCTACACATCAGGGAGTGCAGTTTTCCAATTCAGAAGACCCTGTGCTCTACCTGAAGGATCCAGAGTCGATGAGCCGGGGTGAACGAAGAAAAATGATTGACCAGATCGCGGCGATGAATGAGTTGAATCTGAAGCAGTTCAATGACCCTGAAATAGCAGCCAAAGTCCAGCAATACGAAATGGCTTACCGCATGCAGACGGCTGTGCCGGAAATGACGGATGTCTCCAAAGAACCAGAAAGTATCATTAAACTCTATGGTCCGGACTGTTTGGTTCCGGGGACCTATGCTGCCAATTGTCTTTTGGCCAGAAAGCTTTCAGAAAGTGGGGTGCGCTTTGTGCAGCTCTACCACCAAGGCTGGGACCAGCATGGCAACCTTCCAAATGAGATGAAACTGCAAGCTGAAGATGTGGACCAGGCTTCAGCTGCATTGATTACAGATTTGAAACAACGTGGTCTATTGGACGAAACGTTGGTGATCTGGGGCGGAGAATTTGGCAGAACGAACTATTGCCAAGGCAAAATGGTAGTGGATAATTACGGTCGTGACCATCATCCCAGAGCATTCTCTATTTGGATGGCAGGTGGTGGAGTGAAGTCTGGAATGGTCTATGGAGAAACTGATGAATTCGGGTATAACATTACCGAAAACCCGGTGCATGTGCATGATTTCCAGGCCACTGTTTTGCATCTGATGGGAATTGACCACGAACGAATGACCTACAAGCATTTGGGAAGAAGGTATAGACTGACGGACGTTTCCGGAAAGGTTGTAAAAGATTTAATTGCTTGA
- a CDS encoding c-type cytochrome domain-containing protein, whose translation MITLSKLRSILENLLFAWIGLVFIFTLGGEALYTPQWIQVIGRAHPLILHFPIVLLLVGMLFIWLPDVERKPEVKEVIELFYLTGCNFAGITVILGLILAQEDYSGDLLTWHKWGGILLFTGCTLLYFIRSKKQSLLKVGSLVLAMTIILTGHWGADLTHGENYLLSPILKKQEEKIALSDAELYPHVIRPILEAKCISCHKEGKIKGELRLDHLDGIKKGGKSGPFVVEGKLHESLLIERINLPLEEEEHMPPKNKAQLSEEEKEILSAWVASGADFEQKVVELSPDTELFKLTSIKFETNKSYNFDPAADQDIADLNNAFRTVSPKYPESPALEVSYFGISAFQPESLADLKQIKEQLVLLNLNKMPLAEVDLNFLINFPNLEELQLNFTDLTPKQLSLISKLESLEVLAISGNEVSKESLAALAQMKNLKKLYLWNTGLDSSDQDFIQESLPETTIDFGFDGKGITYELNAPIIKQEKTIYTDSLKIELSHPIKTAQIRYTLDGTEPDSLQSAVYSQPIFVNQTGKINARAFAKEWVGSETAKSVFIHAGIQPKSYSLQFQPAEKYSAAGAATLFDLEKGLNSNFSQKWLGYQDDPMVLTLDLEEGKQPSEVSLSLLYHESPHIFPPESVEIQGFSEGVWRLLSQASPEMPNETKTARSEMITLRIDDPDFEKLRITVRPLSRLPKWHPNAGDKGWVFVDEVILNK comes from the coding sequence ATGATTACGCTATCAAAGCTCAGGTCAATCCTGGAAAATCTGCTCTTTGCCTGGATAGGCTTGGTCTTTATTTTCACTTTAGGAGGTGAGGCTTTATATACTCCTCAATGGATACAAGTCATAGGACGGGCTCATCCTCTGATCCTGCATTTTCCCATTGTCCTTTTACTAGTTGGCATGCTGTTTATATGGCTTCCAGATGTAGAAAGAAAACCTGAAGTCAAGGAAGTCATAGAGCTATTCTATTTGACTGGGTGTAACTTTGCAGGCATCACAGTTATTCTGGGATTGATTTTGGCACAGGAAGACTATTCAGGGGATTTACTTACCTGGCACAAATGGGGAGGAATTCTGCTTTTTACAGGTTGTACCCTACTCTATTTTATACGATCGAAAAAACAGTCCCTACTTAAAGTTGGAAGCCTAGTGTTGGCCATGACAATAATTCTAACCGGACATTGGGGAGCAGATTTGACCCATGGGGAGAATTACCTTTTGTCACCAATTTTAAAAAAGCAAGAAGAGAAGATAGCTCTTTCAGATGCAGAACTCTATCCCCACGTGATTCGGCCTATTTTGGAAGCCAAGTGCATCTCATGTCACAAGGAAGGCAAGATCAAAGGAGAACTACGTCTGGATCATTTGGACGGGATAAAAAAAGGTGGGAAATCAGGCCCATTCGTAGTCGAAGGAAAGCTACATGAATCCCTACTCATCGAGCGGATAAACCTTCCACTGGAAGAAGAAGAACACATGCCACCCAAAAACAAGGCTCAGCTGAGCGAGGAGGAAAAAGAGATTTTGAGCGCATGGGTGGCTTCAGGGGCTGACTTTGAGCAAAAGGTGGTGGAGCTTTCTCCGGACACCGAACTTTTCAAATTGACCTCAATTAAATTTGAAACAAATAAAAGTTACAATTTCGACCCAGCTGCTGATCAGGACATTGCTGATCTGAATAATGCCTTCAGAACGGTAAGCCCTAAATACCCGGAATCTCCTGCTCTGGAAGTATCCTATTTCGGGATCTCAGCCTTTCAGCCAGAATCACTTGCTGATCTCAAGCAAATCAAAGAGCAGCTCGTGCTTTTAAATCTAAATAAAATGCCCTTGGCAGAAGTAGATTTGAACTTTTTGATCAACTTTCCCAACCTGGAAGAATTGCAACTCAACTTCACTGATTTGACTCCAAAGCAGCTATCACTGATCTCCAAACTGGAATCTTTAGAAGTATTGGCTATCTCTGGCAACGAAGTTTCAAAGGAATCCTTAGCGGCTTTGGCACAAATGAAAAACCTGAAAAAGTTATACCTATGGAATACCGGATTGGACAGTTCCGATCAGGATTTCATTCAGGAATCACTACCAGAAACAACCATTGACTTTGGCTTCGATGGCAAAGGCATCACTTACGAATTGAACGCTCCCATTATTAAGCAAGAAAAAACCATCTACACGGATAGCCTAAAAATCGAGTTATCCCACCCTATCAAAACGGCTCAAATCAGATATACTTTAGATGGTACAGAACCGGATAGCCTTCAGAGTGCTGTTTATTCCCAGCCGATCTTTGTGAATCAAACCGGTAAAATTAACGCCCGGGCTTTTGCGAAGGAATGGGTAGGTTCTGAAACTGCCAAATCTGTATTCATTCATGCTGGAATTCAACCCAAATCCTATAGCCTGCAATTCCAGCCTGCAGAAAAGTATAGCGCAGCTGGAGCAGCTACCCTTTTTGATTTAGAGAAAGGATTGAACAGCAATTTTAGCCAGAAATGGCTAGGCTATCAGGATGATCCTATGGTACTGACACTTGATCTAGAAGAAGGAAAGCAGCCCAGTGAAGTATCGCTAAGTTTACTTTATCATGAGTCTCCTCACATTTTCCCTCCGGAAAGTGTGGAGATACAAGGCTTCTCTGAAGGGGTTTGGAGACTACTATCCCAAGCATCACCTGAAATGCCCAATGAAACCAAAACAGCGCGAAGCGAAATGATTACGCTCCGTATAGACGATCCGGATTTTGAAAAACTTAGAATAACAGTCAGACCACTCTCTAGACTACCAAAATGGCATCCCAATGCAGGCGATAAAGGATGGGTCTTTGTAGACGAGGTGATCCTGAATAAATAG